In Zingiber officinale cultivar Zhangliang chromosome 3B, Zo_v1.1, whole genome shotgun sequence, a single window of DNA contains:
- the LOC122056189 gene encoding dr1-associated corepressor-like — MRKKLGTRFPASRIKKIMQTDEDVGKIASAVPLLVSKALELFLQDLCDRTYEITLQRGAKTLNSSHLKQCVKTYSAYDFLTGVVNKVPTLGGMETSEDDKGIGRRRKALLHGDEVDGNEELRSPKMAMMDASNSPRGRGRGRGRRGRPPTKHREERYVKCEDDDNDIMCDEQDESPTGQSGQSERVEKETNPQTAPPLSTSVTGGSETSTAVESKQGQNPAWPLPDGVGNMGIEPSRLVTMQIDEDEDYDNED, encoded by the exons ATGAGGAAGAAGTTAGGCACCCGATTCCCGGCG TCAAGAATAAAAAAGATAATGCAGACAGATGAAGATGTTGGCAAGATTGCCTCGGCTGTGCCTCTTCTTGTAT CAAAGGCATTGGAGTTGTTCTTGCAAGATCTTTGTGATAGGACATATGAAATTACTCTCCAAAGGGGAGCCAAGACATTGAATTCTTCACACTT AAAACAATGTGTGAAGACTTACAGTGCTTATGATTTTTTAACTGGTGTCGTCAACAAGGTACCAACCCTTGGTGGCATGGAAACTTCTGAAGATGACAAGGGAATTGGCCGTAGAAG GAAGGCACTGCTACATGGGGATGAAGTTGACGGCAACGAGGAACTCAGGTCCCCCAAGATG GCTATGATGGATGCTAGTAATAGCCCTAGAGGGCGTGGCAGGGGCAGAGGAAGAAGAGGTCGACCACCAACAAAGCATAGAGAAGAACGGTATGTGAAATGTGAAGATGATGACAATGACATAATGTGTGACGAGCAAGATGAGAGCCCTACTGGGCAGTCTGGACAGTCTGAAAGAGTGGAAAAGGAGACTAATCCACAGACTGCACCTCCTCTCTCGACTTCAGTCACGGGGGGATCTGAAACTTCAACTGCAGTCGAGAGTAAGCAGGGTCAAAATCCTGCATGGCCTCTGCCTGATGGAGTGGGCAACATGGGCATAGAACCATCAAGACTTGTGACCATGCAGATAGACGAGGATGAGGATTATGACAATGAAGAttag